The genome window CAGGAAAAGGAGTGGTCATGTGACGTATGGATTGTTTCGCGAAACATCTTAGCTAGCTGCACAGCTAGCTAAAGTATCTAATCATAATTACATTTTATAACGCAGCATAATTTAAATAAATTTGAATATTAAACTTCCAGCAGAGTCATGAATGGGAGTACAAATCCGCTCTTGGACAAAGAAGAACATGTTTTGAAGCTCGGAGAGAGCTTTGAGAAGAGGCCAAAATCGTCATTTCACACCATCAGATGTTAGTAGCCAGACTATTTTTAGTGATTAAATATAAATGTGTAAATATGTGAAGTTTATTTTATTATACCCAACTTTAGTCACGCCTTTTGAcaagttggttagctagctaacgttacctaacaATGTAGCTTGTTACTGTTAGCTAGAGTACAAAAAACGAACGGTACTCAGGTACggtacgttaccagcaaaaatattataATCAGATTACAAATACTTTTGAAAAAGTAGGTAGCGTAAATTAGCTAggtgattacttttaaattcaggaaggatgtttgcaaaaaaatacattaacacctttctgttttctcaatgacattcaattcagtaCTGAAGGCGCAAATTTAAGGTTGTTCCACCTGAActagtctgaccacaagtcagagaccactatgatgacacaccaaatgcgtttgatggGCCCTTTTTTAAAgacttcttctaatgcctcttaaggggaaagtaatcagattacgttattGAGTTTGGGAAATTTTTAAGTTATGTTACTGATTagaattttggacaggtaactagtattTCTGACCTTATAATTATCTTTCTCACTCTTTCACACTTGTAGATGATTTCAAAccagcttcaattgacacaagctGCGAGGGAGAGTTGCAAGTCGGTAAAGGAGAGGAAGTCACCATCACATTACCTCACATTCCAGTAAGAGTGGGTGTTTTTTAGTCAACTGTGGTCTTTTGCCTGTGCTGTACAATGACAAAAGTTTTTTCTGATAACTCCACTGCAGAAAGATGAAAGCAAACTGTGTACTTGATCATGATACTTGTTATTGTGTTGTTCGTAGGGCTCTACACCACCCATGACAGTATTCAAAGGGAATAAGCGGCCATATCAGAAAGACTGTGTTCTTATCATCAATCATGACACTGGGGAGTACATGCTGGAGAAGTTGAGCAGCAGTATCCAGGTCAAGAAAACCAGGTGAGGGGTTAACCAAAACACTGTCTCAAAAATGCATAGTAACAATGAACCTTTATGATAAATGTGTTTTGCAGATCATTTGTGACAGTAGATGTGCAGCTGTTGACTTTGTTTTTCAGAGCGGAGGGCAGCAGTAAGATCCAGGCCAGGATTGAGCAGCAGTCGGTGCGTGCCACTGCCACCCAGCCTCCAGCGCAGTTCCGTGCCCCCACTAAGCCTGGTGCAGGGGCCAAgacctccccctccccttccccttCCAAGGACAACCCCTCTCCTGAGCCCCAACTAGATGACATCAAGAGAGGTGAGCCTCTTCATGTGTTCCCACCACTTTTACCATGTGATCATTCTTGTTTCTCTATTGACTTTGTCTGTGTACTGACTCTGTTGCCTCTGTCGCCCCCTCCTGTCCTGGCACAGAGCTGCGAGCGGAGGTGGAGGTTATTGAACAAATGAGCAGCAGTAGCGGCAGCAGCTCATCTGACTCGGCCAGTGGCTCTGGTAGTGGGGACGACAGCTCTAGCAGTGATGGGGAGCATGACACCCCTCACCCCCAACctgtcccactccctctcccccacaTCCAGCCCTCCCCCAACCGTAACCCCATGGCCAACGGAGGAGCAGACAGGCAACAGGGCAGCAACCAGCTGATGAACACGCTCAGTGAGTACCAGGGCTGGTAGGGCCAGTGTAGCACTCTACGTTGGGGGAACTACTAATAATTTATCTCTCGATTGAAGTCTGTAGGTGGTGGTTGCAATGTAGcaatgtgtgtgttggtgtttcCACAGGGAATGACCTCCAGTTGAGTGAGTCAGGCAGCGACAGTGAGGACGACTGAACTGCCCCCATCTACCTCATATTATCACACCATCttgctctcctctttcttctctttgCATGGTTCTGTTGTTTTGTTGCTGTGGTAACCGACCCAATTGTAAAGTCTGGTTTTATTGTATTTGTTATATCTCTTGAGAAACCGGCCAACCTAGAGATTTAATAGTGTATTTTTTGATTAGCtgtatattttgttttgtatttttaaatcTTTTTACATATGAAAACATGCTAAATAATATATATTAGAATGCATATATATATTTCTGTAGTTAGAGCTCCTAGTTGTATCACCTTATATCACAAGTCTTTGTTGTTTTCTTGTTTCATCACAGGGGAGGGGCTTATTTGGACTATATCACCCCCATCGTCCCTATTTATCTGGAAATCAAAAGAAGGCAGTGAAAGCATTTCACCCATTCCATGTTTTTATCAGTATCTTTCAAAATCAGTCTTTTAAGAGGCCAGGATACAGCTCACATCGATCTAAGCTATAGAGGATACTAAAGGACATACTCATATTTTTCATGTAAAATCAGTTTAAATTGACCACTTACTAAAGGTTTTAGCTGGAA of Salvelinus alpinus chromosome 4, SLU_Salpinus.1, whole genome shotgun sequence contains these proteins:
- the LOC139573656 gene encoding ELL-associated factor 1-like isoform X4: MNGSTNPLLDKEEHVLKLGESFEKRPKSSFHTIRYDFKPASIDTSCEGELQVGKGEEVTITLPHIPGSTPPMTVFKGNKRPYQKDCVLIINHDTGEYMLEKLSSSIQVKKTRAEGSSKIQARIEQQSVRATATQPPAQFRAPTKPGAGAKTSPSPSPSKDNPSPEPQLDDIKRELRAEVEVIEQMSSSSGSSSSDSASGSGSGDDSSSSDGEHDTPHPQPVPLPLPHIQPSPNRNPMANGGADRQQGSNQLMNTLRNDLQLSESGSDSEDD
- the LOC139573656 gene encoding ELL-associated factor 1-like isoform X2; the protein is MNGSTNPLLDKEEHVLKLGESFEKRPKSSFHTIRYDFKPASIDTSCEGELQVGKGEEVTITLPHIPGSTPPMTVFKGNKRPYQKDCVLIINHDTGEYMLEKLSSSIQVKKTRAEGSSKIQARIEQQSVRATATQPPAQFRAPTKPGAGAKTSPSPSPSKDNPSPEPQLDDIKRELRAEVEVIEQMSSSSGSSSSDSASGSGSGDDSSSSDGEHDTPHPQPVPLPLPHIQPSPNRNPMANGGADRQQGSNQLMNTLRNDLQLREGLIWTISPPSSLFIWKSKEGSESISPIPCFYQYLSKSVF
- the LOC139573656 gene encoding ELL-associated factor 1-like isoform X3, encoding MNGSTNPLLDKEEHVLKLGESFEKRPKSSFHTIRYDFKPASIDTSCEGELQVGKGEEVTITLPHIPVRGSTPPMTVFKGNKRPYQKDCVLIINHDTGEYMLEKLSSSIQVKKTRAEGSSKIQARIEQQSVRATATQPPAQFRAPTKPGAGAKTSPSPSPSKDNPSPEPQLDDIKRELRAEVEVIEQMSSSSGSSSSDSASGSGSGDDSSSSDGEHDTPHPQPVPLPLPHIQPSPNRNPMANGGADRQQGSNQLMNTLRNDLQLSESGSDSEDD
- the LOC139573656 gene encoding ELL-associated factor 1-like isoform X1; protein product: MNGSTNPLLDKEEHVLKLGESFEKRPKSSFHTIRYDFKPASIDTSCEGELQVGKGEEVTITLPHIPVRGSTPPMTVFKGNKRPYQKDCVLIINHDTGEYMLEKLSSSIQVKKTRAEGSSKIQARIEQQSVRATATQPPAQFRAPTKPGAGAKTSPSPSPSKDNPSPEPQLDDIKRELRAEVEVIEQMSSSSGSSSSDSASGSGSGDDSSSSDGEHDTPHPQPVPLPLPHIQPSPNRNPMANGGADRQQGSNQLMNTLRNDLQLREGLIWTISPPSSLFIWKSKEGSESISPIPCFYQYLSKSVF